The genomic DNA TGGGGCCCAGGCGGTGAGGGGGATCAGCGTGGGGGTCTACCAAAGTAGCCTTCCCCCCGAGATCGCCTACATGCTGGACTACACCGGGGCCAGCTTCGTGCTCGCCGAGGACCAGGAGCAGGTGGACAAGCTCTACGAGATCCGCAGCGAAATCCCCAAGGTCCGCCACGTGATCTACGAGGACCCCAAGGGCATGCGGGGTTACCGGGACCCCTGGCTCCTTTCCTTTGAGGAGGTGTTGGAGCGGGGCCGGGAACACCGGAGGAGGTATCCGGATGCGGTGGAGAAGTTGCTCCTCGAGGCCAGCCCCGAGGAGGTCTGCCACCTTTCCTCCACCTCCGGCACCACGGGAAGGCCCAAGGCGGCTATGCTCCGCCACCGCAACCTCATCCACATGGGGGTGGCCCTGCAGGAGGTGGATCCCCTTTTGCCCACGGACGACTACCTCTCCTTCCTGCCCTTGGCCTGGATCGGGGAGCAGATGATGTCGGTGGCCATGGCCCTCACCGGGGGCTTTGCCGTCAACTTCCCGGAGGCGGTGGAAACCGCCATGCAGGACCTTAAGGAGATCGGCCCCCACGTGATGTTCAGCCCGCCCAGGGTCTGGGAGGCCATCCAGAGCAACATCTGGGTCCGCATGTCGGAGAGCTACGCCTTCAACCGTTTCGTCTACGAGAAACTCCTTAAGATCGGCTACCGGGCGGCGGAGTACCGCATGCGGGGGAAACCCATGCCCCTGGGGCTTCGCCTGGCCTACTGGGTGGCGGACCAGGTGCTCTTTAAGCCCTTAAGGGACCAGTTGGGTTTCTTGCGCCTGAGGCGGGCCTATACCGGGGGTGCCGCCTTGGGCCCCGATGTCTTCCGCTTCTTCCACGCCATCGGGGTTAACCTGAAGCAGATCTACGGCCAGACGGAGATCATCGGCATTGCCTTCGTCCACCGGGATGGGGACGTGCGCCATGACACCGTGGGCCTACCCATCCCCGGAACCGAGCTGCACATCAGCGAGGAGGGGGAGATCCTCTGCCGCTCCGATGCCGTCTGTGCCGGGTACTGGGAACGCCCCGAGGCCACGGAGGAGACCTTCCGGGACGGCTGGCTGCACACGGGGGATGCCGGCTACCTCACCGAGGATGGGCACCTGGTGGTGATTGACCGGCTTTCCGACGTCATGCGCACGGAAAGGGGCACGGTCTTCAGCCCCCAGTTCGTGGAGAACAAGCTGAAGTTCTCCCCCTACATCAAGGAGGCGGTGGTCTTCGGCGACCGCAAGCCCTACCTGGCGGCCTTCATCAACATTGATCCCCAGACGGTGGGCAAGTGGGCGGAGGACCGGGGGCTGGCCTACACCACCTATCTGGACCTTTCCCTAAAGCCGGAGGTGGCGGAGCTCATCCGCCAGGAGGTGGAAAAGGTGAATCGGGAGTTGCCCGAGGACCTCAAAATCCGCCGTTTTGTCCTGCTCTATAAGCTCTTGGACGCCGACGACGAGGAGCTGACCCGCACGGGCAAGGTGCGCCGGGGCCTCATCGCCAAGAGGTACGCCCCCTTGGTGGAGGCCTTGTACTCCCCCCTCGAGGCGGTGGAGGTGGAGGCGGAATACCGCTACCAGGACGGGACCGTCCAGCGGGTGCGGGCCCGGGTGCCGGTTTTGCACCTGCGGGAGGAGGTGGTGGTGTGAGCTTTTTCTTGCAACTTCTCTTTTCCGGGATTGTGCTGGGCTTGGTCTACGCCCTGGCGGCCTTGGGCTTCGTCCTCATCTACAAGGCCAGTCGGGTGGTGAACTTTGCCCAAGGCCAGTTCATCGCCATCGGGGCCTTTCTGGCCTACTGGGCCATGGTGTCCTTGGGGGCTCCTTTCCTGTTGGCCGCCGCCCTGGCCTTAGGCCTCACCGCCCTCCTGGGTTTTGGCGTGGAGCGGGTTTTCCTGAAACGCATGGTGGGCCAGCCCATCATTGCGGTCATCATGGCCACCATCGGCCTGGCCTCCTTGCTGGACGGCCTGATTCACCTCACCCCTTATGGGGCGGGAAACTTTAGCTATCCCAGTTTCCTACCCGCTGGGGGGCTTACCCTTTTAGGGGTTCAGATCTCGTATGCCCAGCTTTTGGCCGTGGGCTTCACCCTGCTCTTTCTCCTGGCCTTTACCTGGTTCTTCCAGCGTTCCACCCTGGGGGTGGCCATGCGCAGCGTGGCCGATGACCAGATGGCGGCCATGAGCCTGGGGGTTTCCGTGGAAAGGGTCTTCGCCCTGGCCTGGGCGGCGGCGGGGCTTACAGCGGCGGCCGCGGGCCTGGTGGTGGGGACCATCTCCGGCCTCAACCTGGACGCCTTGGTGCACATCGGCCTGCGGGTTTTCCCGGTGGTGATCCTGGGGGGGCTGGACTCCATCCCGGGGGCGGTGGTGGCGGGGATTCTGATAGGGGTGTTAGAGAACCTGGCGGCGGGGTTTCTGGACCCCTATGTCCCGGGCGGGGGTACCCGGGACGTCTTCCCCTTCCTGGTGCTCCTTTTGGTCCTTTGGTTTAAGCCCCATGGCCTTTTCGGCACGGAGGAGATCGAGCGCGTATGAGAAACCCTTGGGCCCAGACCGGAAACTACCGCACCTCTTACCGGCAGGACACCAGCATCTTCGCCACCCACCGGGAGCTGGTCTCCTTGCTGCTCTTCCTGGGTTTTCTCCTGGTTCTCCCCCAGTTCCTCTCCCGAACCCAGGTCTTCATCCTGGACCTGATCCTGGTGTACAGCATCGCGGTCTTGGGGCTTAACATCACCACGGGCTATGCCGGTCTCATCAACATCGGCCAGGCGGCCTTCATGGGGGTGGGGGCCTACACGGCGGCGCTTCTGGCCCCCCAGGGGCTTCCCTTTTGGTTGGTGGTTCCCCTAGGGGGTCTGGTGGCGGCCTTCTTCGGCTTCCTGGTGGGGATCCCCAGCCTAAGGGTCAAGCACCTCTACCTGGCCTTGGCCACCCTGGCCTTCCAGGTGGTCTTTGAGTGGGCCGTGGGGCACCTGCCCCTTCTGAAGCAGGGCGGGGCCATGGACATGCCCCGGGCCAGCTTCTTGGGCTACGAGGCCGGTTTCCGCAACCATTTTCACTTCTGGTACTACGTTGCCTTGACCACTTTGGTGGTTTTGGCCTTTTTCTTCCGCAACCTGCTTCGCACCCGCTACGGGAGGGCTTTGGTGGCGGTGCGGGATAACGACCGGGCCGCGGACGCCATGGGCATGGACCCGGGCCGCACCAAGCTCTTCGCCTTTGCCCTGGGGGCCTTTTACGCCGGGGTGGCGGGGGTGCTCTACGCCTACCTGGCCCGGGCCGTGGTCATAGAGGACTACACCTTTGCCGTTTCCATCAAGCTCCTGGCCATGGCCATCGTGGGAGGGTTGGGAACCCTGGTGGGGAGCTTTTTGGGCCCGGCTTTCTTGGAGCTCTTGGATGTCAACATGGAAGCCCTTTCCAACCTGATCAAGGCCCTGGGGTTCAGCGTGGCGGGGGTGGACGTGGCCAGCGCCCTCAGGCCCTTGGCCTTCGGCCTTATCATCGTGCTTTTCCTCATGTTTGAGCCTCGGGGGCTTTACAACTGGTGGCGCCTGGTGCGAAGCTACTTCCGCACCTGGCCCTTTAAATACTAGGCAACCCCCCCTTGTGGGGTTGGCGAATGGGAGGTGAGGCGGATGCGAAAACTCTGGTTCGGTCTTTTAGCGATGGCGGGGCTGGCCTTAGGCCAGCAGCAGGTCACCATCCTGTGGTCGGGGGCCATCACCGGTCCCACCTCGGATGCGGGGGCTCCTTACGCGGCAGGGGTGGAAGATTACTGCAAGTATGCCAATGAAAGAAAGCTCATCCCCGGGGTGGTGCTGAACTGCCTGGTGCGGGACGACCAGTACAACAACGCCAATACCCAGCGCTTCTTTGAGGAGGCTTTGGACCGGTTCAGGATTCCGGTTTTCCTTTCCTACGCCACCGGGGCCAACCTGCAGCTCAAGTCCCTGATCCAAGAGGTGAAGGTGCCCACCATTCCCGCCTCCATGCACGTGGAGCTCATTGACCCCCCCAACAACGAGTACTTCTTCATCCCCACCACCACCTACTCCGAGCAGGTGGTGGCCCTTTTGGAGTACATCGCCAAGCAGAAGAAGGGGGCCAAGGTGGCCCTAGTGGTTCACCCCTCGCCCTTTGGCCGGGCCCCGGTGGCCGATGCCCGCAAGGCGGCGGCCCAGCTTGGCCTGCAGATCGTGGACGTGCAGGAGGTGGGGGCGGGGAACCTGGACAACACCGCCCTCCTCAAGCGCTTTGAGGCGGCAGGGGTGGAGTTCATCGTGCACCAGAATGTGGCCGGGCCGGTGGCCAACATCCTTAAGGATGCCAAGCGCCTGGGGCTGGACAAGAAGATCAAGCAGCTTGGGGCCCACTACACGGGCGGCCCTGACCTCATCAACCTGGCGGGGGATGCGGCGGAAGGGTTCTTGTGGGTCACCAGCTTCTACATGTTCCACGAAGATGCCCCGGGTATCCGCCTGCAGAAGGAGTTGGGAGAGAAATACAAGCGTCCTCAAGCCATAGTGGAGAGCGTGAACTACACCAACGGTATGCTGGCCACGGCCATCGCGGTAGAGGCCATGCGCCGGGCCCAGGAAAGGTTCAAGCGCATCACCGGGGATACCGTCTACCAGGCCCTCATAGGCATGAACGGCCCCAACGCCTTTAAGCCGAGCTTTGCCGTTTCCACCAAGCAGGGCATTGAGATTGACTTCACCAAGACGGAGCGCACCGGGGCGGAGGGCTTGAGGATCCTCGAGGCCAAGGGCGGCCGCTTTGTCCCCATCACCGAGCCCTTCACCTCGGCCCTCTTCCGCAAGGTGCACTACGGCAAGTAGTCCGGTAGGCCCGGGGGGCAACCCCCGGGCATTCCTTTCGCCATGAGCCTGAACCCCACACGCCCCGAAGACTTAGGCCCCATCCTCCTTTTGGTCAACAACATCGAGGTGGTCTACCACGACATCATCCAGGTGCTCCGCGGTGTCTCCCTAAAGGTGCCCGAAGGGCGCATCACCGCCCTCTTAGGCCCCAACGGGGCGGGGAAGACCACCACCTTGAGGGCCATCTCCGGCCTCCTCATCCCCGAGGATGGGGAGGTGGTGAGGGGGGAGATCCTCTACCAGGGGAAGCCCATCCATAACCGCCCCCCCGAGGAGATCGTGCGGATGGGGATCGTGCAGGTGCTGGAGGGCCGCCGGGTCTTTAAGCACCTCACGGTGGAGGAAAACCTCTGGGTGGGCACCCTGACCCGAAGGGCCGTGCGCCTAAAGGAGGAACTGGAGCGCATCTACCACTACTTCCCCCGCCTGGCGGACCTCCGCAACCGCTTGGCTGGGTACTGCTCAGGGGGGGAGCAGCAGATGATCGCCATCGGTAGGGCGCTCCTGGCCAGACCGCGCCTCCTCCTCCTGGACGAGCCTTCCTTGGGCCTGGCTCCCCTTTTGGTGCGGGAGATCTTTGACATCGTGGCCCGGGTGAATGCGGAGGAAGGGGTCACGGTCTTGGTGGTGGAGCAGAACGCCCGGGTGGCCCTTTCCATCGCCCACTACGGCTACATCATGGAAACGGGCCGGATCGTGCTGGAAGGGGACCGGGAATACTTGCTGGAAAACCCCGACGTGCAGGAGTTCTACCTGGGGGTGGCCAAGGGGGGTGGGCGGAAAAGCTTCAAGGAGGTGAAGGCCTACAAGAGGCGGAAGCGGTTCATGTAGCTGGGTTAGCAGCATCAGCATGACCCCTTGACAGGAAAAGGCTCCAGGGCCAGGGTCGGCGGGTCCTTAGGGCAGGCAGGGCGTCAAGCCGCTATCATGGGATAAGTGGTGCGTTTCCGTGCGGATGGGATACGCCTGGACCAGGCGGTGGCCGAGGCCTGTGGGGTGAGCCGCAGCCGGGCCCAGGAGTGGATCGCCCAGGGCCGGGTCCAGGTGGGGGAGAAGGTGGTGGCGAAGGCCTCCTACCGCCTTAAGGGGGAGGAGGTCCAGGTGTTCCCCGAGGAGGAAAAGCCCTTCGTGCTTCCGGAGGACCTTCCCCTCCCCGTGCTCTATGAGGACGAGGACCTCCTGGTCCTCAACAAGCCCGCAGGTCTTCTCACCCACCCGGCCCCTGGGGTTTACACGGGCACCGTGGTGAACGCCCTTTTGGCCCGGCATTTCCCCCTCGAGGAGGCCGAGGCATCCCGCCCCGAGCTGGTTCGCCCGGGCATTGTCCACCGCTTGGACAAGGACACCAGCGGGGTCTTGGTGGTGGCTAAGCACCCAGGGGCCCACGAGGCCCTGGCCAAGGCTTTCCGCGATCGGTTGGTGATGAAGCGCTACCTGGCCATCACCGAAGGGCATCCCCCGGAAGGGACCCTCATCGCCCCCATCGGCCGCCATCCCGTGGAGCGGTACAAGATGCATGTCGGGGGGATTGCGCCTCGGTATGCGGAGACCGAGTTCCGCATCCTGGCCACGGCGGGGGCTTTGGCCCTGGTGGAGGCCCGGCCCCACACGGGGCGCACCCACCAGATCCGCGTCCACCTGAAGCATTTGAAGGCCCCTATCCTGGGGGATGCGGTCTACGGGCGGGTAAGCCTCCACATCCCGCGCCAGGCCCTCCACGCCTATGAGCTCCGCTTCCCCCACCCTCGCACCGGCCGCATCCTGGAGTTCCAGGCCCCGGTGCCCGCCGATATGGTCCAGGCCTGGGAGGGGGTGGGGGGGAGGTGGCCGGAAGAAGTTTTGCAGGCATTATACTGAAGCCAAAAGAGACCACCTGTGTTGTGACGGGGATGAAGGTATGCCTAAAGGAGTAAGCGAAATAGAAGTTTCCGAGCCGGGTAATGAAAGGAAACCGGCGGTTTTACAAGAGCCGTTGGAACATAGCCCGGCTTTTCTCGGCTACCATCGCCTCTTTATAGGCGATGCGCGACAGGTGCTTCGCTCCTTTCCCGATGCCTCAGTGCACTTGGTCCTGACTTCTCCTCCTTACTGGACCTTGAAACGTTACGAGGATATTCCGGGTCAGCTCGGACACGTGGAGGATTACGAGGCCTTCTTGGACCAGTTAGATGGCGTTTGGAGGGAGATCTTCCGGGTTTTGGTGCCCGGTGGGCGGCTGATCATCGTGGTGGGTGATGTGGCCGTTTCCCGGAAGCGCTTTGGCAGACATGTGGTCTTCCCCCTCCACGCGGATATACAGGTGCGTTGCCGTAAGTTAGGCTTTGACAATCTGAACCCTATCCTGTGGCACAAGCGTACGAACGCTACCCTCGAGGCCAATCGCCCCGGGTTTTTCCTAGGTAAGCCCTTTGAACCCGGGGCCATCATCAAGACCGAGGTGGAATACATCCTGATGCAGCGAAAGCCTGGGGGCTACCGCAAACCCACCCCAGAACAGCGGGAAAAGAGCCGCATCCCCAAGGATCTGTTCCACAAATGGTTCCGACAAATATGGGATGATATTCCTGGGTGGAACACTAAAGCCCACCCAGCCCCCTTTCCGCTGGAGCTAGCCGAAAGGCTCGTACGCATGTTTAGTTTTACGGGGGACACGGTTCTGGACCCCTTTGCCGGCACGGGAACGACCCTTCTTGCTGCCGCTCGCCATGGCAGGCGTTCGGTTGGCATAGAGTTGGTGCCGAGATACGCTCAACTTGCCCAAGAACGTTTTGCGCGCGAGGGGGCAGGCCATGCTCTCGCATTGGAGGTGGTGGCGGGTGGAGTTTAGCGCTTTAGCTCGTGATCTTGAGGACGCATTACGAGCTGTGGTTGCGCTACCCTCCACCAGCAGCGGGCGACAGAGCCCAATGGTGGATTACACCTGGAAAAGGTTAAGGGAACGCTTGCCATCCCACCTTTGGCCATTTTTGCAGAAGGAAGCAAGAGTACCGGGTCTAGCGAGAGAGAAAAGGTGGGACTTGGGGTTAATATACCCAGGAGAAGAAGGGGCTCGCAAAAAACCACGGCTATTGATTTCCTTTAAGTCCATTTTAGCTAATCCATCGGGTTCGTGGCCAAATCGGCTGGATGATCTTGTCGGTGAAGTATCTTCTGTGCAGATGCTGTTTCCCGAGGTGGTAATAGGGTACACGGTGATTGTGGATTTTGGTGCCCCTACTAACAGGAGCCGATCCCATAGGCTGGGGCCTTCTGCCTTTGACCAATTTAAAGATGGCCTCAAGGCGCTTTCCAGAAGAGAACCGCCCCTGTGGGCTCAGGGCCTGATAGAAAGGTATTGGTTGGTGGAGGTTGACACTCGGAGGCAACCCGCCTTACAGGATCCTATAAAGGCAGCTAAGGAGGGAGAAGAGTTTTTGGATGCTTTGGTGGATGCTCTCCGCAGCAGGGAGCCTTTGTTATTTTTAGCAAGGTAGCAAGGCTTTTATCAGTCCTCATAAGGGTTTTCAGACCATGGCTTGTGGAAGGGAGTGGGGTTTTAATGGTTTGCTTTAGCTAACGTTGTATAGCAGCAAGTCTTTGACAGCCGCCGCTAAGCGCTTTATTCCCTTGACGATGTTCTCCTGGTTCACCGAGGCGTAGGAAAGCCTTAAGGTATTCTCCCCGCCCCCGTTGGCAAAGAAGGGTCCGCCAGGTACGAAGGCCACGTTTTCTTCTATGGCCCTTTGGAAAAGAACCTCGGCGGATAGGCCTTCGGGCAGGGTCATCCAGACGAACATCCCCCCCTGGGGCCGGGTGTAGGCCACTCCTTTGGGCATCTCCTTCCCCAGGGCCTCCAGCATGGCCTGGGCCTTGGCCCTATAGGTGGCGCGGATCCTTGCCAAGCGCTCGGGGAAGCCCTCCTTCACCAGCTCGTGCACCAGGATCTGGTTGAGGACCGGGGTGTGCAGGTCCACCCCCTGCTTGGCCTGGGTCAGTTTGAGGATGACCTCCGGTTGGGCTAGGACAAAGGCCACCCGAAGGCCCGGGGCCAGCACCTTGGAGAAGCTGCTGAGGTAAATGACCCCGGGGTAGCCCGCCTCCCGGGAAAGCTCAAAGAGGCTAGGCAGGCGGGTTTCTCCGAAGTAAAGCTCCCGGTAGGCGTCGTCCTCCACCAGGATGAGGCCCTTTTCCATGGCCAGTTCCAAAAGGCGCTTGCGGGCTTCCAGGGGCATAAGGCCCCCGGAGGGGTTTTGGAAGGAGGGGATGAGGTAGAGAAAGCGGGGTTCCTCCTGCGCTAGGACCTCGGCCAGAGCCTCCAGGTCCGGGCCTTCCTCGCCTGCGGGTACCGTGAGGAAGCGGGGACCATAGGCCCGGAAGGCCTGGATGGCCCCCATGTAGCTGGGGGCCTCCACCAGCACGGGGCTTCCCTCGTCCAGGAAGACCTTACCCAAGAGGTCCAGGGCCTGCTGGCTTCCCGTGGTGATCAGGACCTCCTCGAGGCTTACCCCAAGCCAGTCCGCCACCCAGGCCCTTAAGGGGGTGTAGCCCTCCGTGGGGCCATACTGCAGGGCCACCTCGCCCTTTTCCCTGAGGATTTCCGCTGCCTTTTCTGCCGCCTCCTCCTTCGGGAAAAGCTCAGGGGCAGGAAGCCCCCCGGCAAAGCTCAGGATGCCGGGGCGCTGGGTGAGTTTGAGAAGCTCGCGGATGGTGGAGGCCTGGATGCGCCTTGCCCGCTCGCCAAAACGGGTATTCCAGTCCAGGGTTTTCACCCACCCATTCTAGCGCTTAGGGCCCTCAGGGAAAGAGCTTTCGGTAGGCCTCGAGGGCGTACCGGTCCGTCATGCCGGCGATGTAGTCGCAGACTGCCCGTTCCAAGCCCCCTTTGGGGATCCGGGCCTGGACCTCTTTGGGCAGGATTTCCGGGTAGCGGGTATAGGTGTGGAAGAGCTGTTCTAGAACTATTTCCGCCTTGCGCCTTTCCCTCAAGACCTCGGGATGGCGGTAGAAGCGCTCCTTGAGAAAGGCCTTTAGCTCCTGGTGGGCCCTCTCGGCCTCCGGGGTGAGGGTGGCCAGGCGCTTGGGGTAACGGCGCACCTCCTCGGCGCTTCTTATCCCGGCCTTTTCCACCTCCTCGTGGGTGGCCTCGATGGTGGCGGTGATGAGGAAGCCCAGAAGCTGGCGCACCAGGATGCGGCGGGAAAGCTCGGTGAGCCTGGAGAGGTCCAGGCCCTCTTCCTGGGCCAGCTCCTGCAGAAAGGGGACCTCGGCAAGCTCCTCGGGGCGGAGGAGGCCGCTACGGAGGCCGTCGTCCAGGTCGTGGGCGGCGTAGGCGATGGCGTCGGAGAGGTCCACCACCTGGGCCTCGAGGGTACCCTTCCCCTCATACTCGGCCTTGAAGCCGGGGTCGTAGGCGGCCTCGTGGGTGGCGATCCCCTCCAGTACCTCGTAGGTGAGGTTAAGGCCCTTAAAACTCGGGTAGCGGACCTCTAGCTCGGTGAGGATTCTAAGGGCTTGGGCGTTGTGCTCAAACCCCCCGTGGGCCTGCATCAGCTCGTTTAGGACCTTTTCCCCCGTGTGGCCAAAGGGGGGGTGGCCCAGATCGTGGGAGAGGGCGATGGCCTCAGTTAGGTCCTCGTTGAGGCCAAGGGCTCGGGCGATGGAGCGAGCTACCTGGACAACCTCCAGGGTATGCGTGAGGCGGGTGCGGTAATAGTCCCCGGCCCAGTTGGGGAAGACCTGGGTCTTGTACTCCAGGCGGCGGAAGGCGGTGGTGTGCAGGATGCGGTCCCGGTCCTTCTGGTAAGGGGTGCGGTAAGGGGACTCAGGCTCCGGATGCGTCCGCCCCCGGGTGTCCCTGGCCTTTTGGGCGTAGGGAGCAAGCTTTTCTGCCTCCAGCTCCAAAAGCCGCGCCCGGGAATAGAGCATGGCTTAAACCCGTTTGAAGAGCAACACCGCGTTCTGCCCGCCGAAGGCGAAGGAGTTGGAAAGGGCGTACGCCACCTTGGCCTCGCGGGGCTCAGGCACGAAGTCCAGGTCCAGCTCGGGGTCCGGGTCCTCGAGGTTGATGGTGGGGGGGATGATCCCGTGGTAGAGGGCCTGCACCGTGGCAATGGCCTCAATCCCTCCCGCGGCCCCCAGGAGGTGGCCGGTCATGCTCTTGGTGCTGGAGACCATGAGCTTTTTGGCGTGCTCCCCGAAAACCTCCTTGATGGCTAGGACCTCTGCCCGGTCCCCCACGGGGGTGGAGGTGCCGTGGGCGTTGATGTAGCCCACCGCCTCGGGGTTTACCTGGGCGTCTTGGAGGGCGCGGCGCATGGCCAAGGCCGCTCCTTTCCCTTCAGGGTGGGGCTCGGTGATGTGGTGGGCGTCGGCGCTCCGGCCAAAGCCTACCACCTCGGCGTAGATCCTGGCCCCTCGCCTTTTGGCGTGCTCGTACTCCTCCAGGACCACCACCCCGGCCCCCTCGCCCATCACAAAACCATCCCGGCTCAAGGTGAAAGGGCGGCTGGCCTTGGGGGGCTCCTCGTTCCGGGTGGAAAGGGCCCGCATCACGGCGAAGGCCCCGATGGCCATGGGGGTGATGGCGGCCTCCGTACCCCCGGCCAGCACGATGTCGGCCTCCCCAAGCTGGATCATGCGGAAGGCGTTGCCGATGGCATCCGAGCCCGTGGCGCAGGCGGTGACCGCGGTGGAGCTCGGTCCCATGAAGCCATAGCGCATGGCGATATGGGCGGAGGCCATGTTGGCGATCATCATGGGGATGAAGAAGGGACTGATTCGGTTGGGCCCCCGCTCCAGGAAGACCTTGCTCTGGGCCTCCCAGGTCTCCATGCCCCCGATACCCGTGCCCACCAGGGTACCCACCCGCTCGGGGTCTAGGGTGCTTGTTTCCAGGCCCGCATCCCTAAGGGCCAGCTCGGCGGCGATCAGGGCGTACTGGACGAAGCGGTCCAGGCGCCTAAGCTCCCTTTTGTCTATGTACTCCTCTGGGTTGACCTCCACCTCAGCGGCGATGCGCACCGGCAAGGTGGAGGCATCAAAGCGGGTGATGGGGCCTACCCCGCTACGGCCTTCCAGCTGGGCTTTATGGTAGGCTTCGGCCCCCACGCCGATGGGGGTGAGGGGGCCGAGGCCGGTGATGACCACGCGTCGCATGGGGGTAGTATACCGAAAGGAGCCAGGGAAAGGAGAAAGGGCGCGTGAATGCGCCCTCCTTGAGGCTTTAATACCCGTGCCCTCTTCCCTAGAGATTTACCGGGGCCCCCACCTTGGCGAAAACCAAGGTGGAGCGGGGTAAAGCCTAGCCCAGCTTGGCCTGGATGAAGGCCACCGCATCCTTAACGGTGCGGATCTTTTCCGCCTCCTCGTCGGAGATCTCCAGGCCAAACTCGTCCTCGAGGCCCATGATGAGCTCCACGGTGTCCAGGCTGTCCGCACCTAGGTCCTCGATGAAGCGGGCTTCCAAGGTGATCTTCTCCGGTTCCACCGAGAGCTTTTCCGCGATAACCGCCTTGACCTTTTCAAAGATTTCCTGCTCCGTCATGAAAACCTCCCTTGGGGATTTTACCACGGGGTCTAGCCCCGGGCCTGGCCCCCTCAATGGGGGGTGAGCCCCCCGTCCACGCACAGGGTCTGGCCGGTGATGTACCCGGCGGCCTCGGAGACCAAGAAGGCCACGGCCTCCGCCACCTCCTCCGGGCGGCCAAAGCGGCCTGCGGGGATGCTCTTCAGGTAGGCCTCTTGGACTTCTTTGGGAAGCTTTCCCGTCATCTCCGTTTCTATGAACCCCGGGGCCACCGCGTTCACCGTGATCCCCCTGGCGGCGTACTCCTTGGCCACCGCCCGGGTGAAGCCGATGAGGCCCGCCTTGGAGGCCACGTAGTTGGCCTGGCCGGGGTTGCCCAGGATGCCCACCACGCTGGTGATGTTCACGATGCGCCCGAAGCGGGCCTTCATCATGAGCTTGATGGCCTCGCGGGTGGTGCGGAAGACCGCGGAGAGGTTGGCCTCGAGGACCGCCTCCCAGTCCTCGTCCTTCATACGGATGAGGAGGGTATCCCGGGTGATGCCGGCGTTGTTCACCAGGGTGTCCAGCCCGCCCAGGATCTCCGCCGCGGCGTGGACCAAACCCGTGGCGGCCTCCGCCTCCAGGAGGTTGGCCCCCAAGACCCCCACCAGGGGGCTACCCAGCCTCCTGGCCTCCTCCGCCACCTCTTCCGCCTTCTCCCGGTTCTGGCCGTAGTGGATCACCAAGGCGTAGCCTTCCTGGGCCAGCCTCAGGGCGATGGCCCGGCCGATGCCCCGGCTGGCCCCTGTCACCAGTGCCTTACGCATCCTCCACCTCCAAGGCCTTTCTTATCCCCTCCGGGTCTCCCACGGAAAGGGCCTGGGCTTCCTTCAGGGTGCGGGCCACCAGGCCCTTGAGCACCTCGCCGCTACCAAACTCCAAAAAGCGCCGGAGGCCCCTCTTTTCCATATCCCTTAGGATCTCCACCCAGCGCACCGGGGCGGTGATCTGCTCCAGGAGAAGCGCACGGATGCGCTCGGGGTCCTCCTCGGGCTTGGCGGTCACGTTGGAGTAAACGGGAAAACGGGGTTTCCTTAGGGCCACCCCTG from Thermus albus includes the following:
- a CDS encoding RluA family pseudouridine synthase; this translates as MVRFRADGIRLDQAVAEACGVSRSRAQEWIAQGRVQVGEKVVAKASYRLKGEEVQVFPEEEKPFVLPEDLPLPVLYEDEDLLVLNKPAGLLTHPAPGVYTGTVVNALLARHFPLEEAEASRPELVRPGIVHRLDKDTSGVLVVAKHPGAHEALAKAFRDRLVMKRYLAITEGHPPEGTLIAPIGRHPVERYKMHVGGIAPRYAETEFRILATAGALALVEARPHTGRTHQIRVHLKHLKAPILGDAVYGRVSLHIPRQALHAYELRFPHPRTGRILEFQAPVPADMVQAWEGVGGRWPEEVLQALY
- a CDS encoding DNA-methyltransferase; amino-acid sequence: MEHSPAFLGYHRLFIGDARQVLRSFPDASVHLVLTSPPYWTLKRYEDIPGQLGHVEDYEAFLDQLDGVWREIFRVLVPGGRLIIVVGDVAVSRKRFGRHVVFPLHADIQVRCRKLGFDNLNPILWHKRTNATLEANRPGFFLGKPFEPGAIIKTEVEYILMQRKPGGYRKPTPEQREKSRIPKDLFHKWFRQIWDDIPGWNTKAHPAPFPLELAERLVRMFSFTGDTVLDPFAGTGTTLLAAARHGRRSVGIELVPRYAQLAQERFAREGAGHALALEVVAGGV
- a CDS encoding PLP-dependent aminotransferase family protein codes for the protein MKTLDWNTRFGERARRIQASTIRELLKLTQRPGILSFAGGLPAPELFPKEEAAEKAAEILREKGEVALQYGPTEGYTPLRAWVADWLGVSLEEVLITTGSQQALDLLGKVFLDEGSPVLVEAPSYMGAIQAFRAYGPRFLTVPAGEEGPDLEALAEVLAQEEPRFLYLIPSFQNPSGGLMPLEARKRLLELAMEKGLILVEDDAYRELYFGETRLPSLFELSREAGYPGVIYLSSFSKVLAPGLRVAFVLAQPEVILKLTQAKQGVDLHTPVLNQILVHELVKEGFPERLARIRATYRAKAQAMLEALGKEMPKGVAYTRPQGGMFVWMTLPEGLSAEVLFQRAIEENVAFVPGGPFFANGGGENTLRLSYASVNQENIVKGIKRLAAAVKDLLLYNVS
- a CDS encoding deoxyguanosinetriphosphate triphosphohydrolase; protein product: MLYSRARLLELEAEKLAPYAQKARDTRGRTHPEPESPYRTPYQKDRDRILHTTAFRRLEYKTQVFPNWAGDYYRTRLTHTLEVVQVARSIARALGLNEDLTEAIALSHDLGHPPFGHTGEKVLNELMQAHGGFEHNAQALRILTELEVRYPSFKGLNLTYEVLEGIATHEAAYDPGFKAEYEGKGTLEAQVVDLSDAIAYAAHDLDDGLRSGLLRPEELAEVPFLQELAQEEGLDLSRLTELSRRILVRQLLGFLITATIEATHEEVEKAGIRSAEEVRRYPKRLATLTPEAERAHQELKAFLKERFYRHPEVLRERRKAEIVLEQLFHTYTRYPEILPKEVQARIPKGGLERAVCDYIAGMTDRYALEAYRKLFP
- the fabF gene encoding beta-ketoacyl-ACP synthase II, giving the protein MRRVVITGLGPLTPIGVGAEAYHKAQLEGRSGVGPITRFDASTLPVRIAAEVEVNPEEYIDKRELRRLDRFVQYALIAAELALRDAGLETSTLDPERVGTLVGTGIGGMETWEAQSKVFLERGPNRISPFFIPMMIANMASAHIAMRYGFMGPSSTAVTACATGSDAIGNAFRMIQLGEADIVLAGGTEAAITPMAIGAFAVMRALSTRNEEPPKASRPFTLSRDGFVMGEGAGVVVLEEYEHAKRRGARIYAEVVGFGRSADAHHITEPHPEGKGAALAMRRALQDAQVNPEAVGYINAHGTSTPVGDRAEVLAIKEVFGEHAKKLMVSSTKSMTGHLLGAAGGIEAIATVQALYHGIIPPTINLEDPDPELDLDFVPEPREAKVAYALSNSFAFGGQNAVLLFKRV
- the acpP gene encoding acyl carrier protein — protein: MTEQEIFEKVKAVIAEKLSVEPEKITLEARFIEDLGADSLDTVELIMGLEDEFGLEISDEEAEKIRTVKDAVAFIQAKLG
- the fabG gene encoding 3-oxoacyl-[acyl-carrier-protein] reductase translates to MRKALVTGASRGIGRAIALRLAQEGYALVIHYGQNREKAEEVAEEARRLGSPLVGVLGANLLEAEAATGLVHAAAEILGGLDTLVNNAGITRDTLLIRMKDEDWEAVLEANLSAVFRTTREAIKLMMKARFGRIVNITSVVGILGNPGQANYVASKAGLIGFTRAVAKEYAARGITVNAVAPGFIETEMTGKLPKEVQEAYLKSIPAGRFGRPEEVAEAVAFLVSEAAGYITGQTLCVDGGLTPH